The genomic DNA CGGCTTGTTCCTGTGTGGTCACGAGGGTGAGCGCCGGCACATACCGGCCTGAAGCGACTTTGACCCCGATCAGCTTCGCTCCCGGTTCGACCACCACGTGGTCACCGAGTTCAGTGCGAAATACAAGGGCCTGCATGCCGACAAAGGTATCGTTACCGATTCTGGCGGGGCCATGCACCTGCGATTGGTGGGCCAGTGAGACGCGCTTGCCGATATAGACGGAATAGGTCTTGCCCGAGACCTGCACTTCGTTCTCCGGCAATTCATGGTCCCCTTCGAACGTCTCCAGTCCATGGATGACGACCCCGTCCTGCACGTTACTGTGATCCCCGACATAAATGTTCTGTCCTTCATCGCCGCGGACCGAAGCGCCCGGTGCGATGAAAATCAACTCGCCGATAGTCACGGATCCAATGACCGCCGCCAGGGGATGAATGCGTGCCGATGCGGCAATCGTCGGCACAGCGACGTGGGGATTAAATGTGGCGGGAACGTTGGGGGCTACCCAGCCGACCAGCGTGATGCCGATGAGGAGCAGGTTCAGGCTCAGGCTGAGTGAGAGGGGCAAGGATCGAGGCATCAAGAATTCTCCGGGAAACACGGGCGCTCACCCCTGTATGGATGAGCCTGTCGTTGTGCCCTGCATCACGATCGAGTGAACCTCAGCGTACAAGGCTTGCTGCCACT from Nitrospira sp. ND1 includes the following:
- a CDS encoding carbonic anhydrase is translated as MPRSLPLSLSLSLNLLLIGITLVGWVAPNVPATFNPHVAVPTIAASARIHPLAAVIGSVTIGELIFIAPGASVRGDEGQNIYVGDHSNVQDGVVIHGLETFEGDHELPENEVQVSGKTYSVYIGKRVSLAHQSQVHGPARIGNDTFVGMQALVFRTELGDHVVVEPGAKLIGVKVASGRYVPALTLVTTQEQADTLPLITSAYPYRNLNEGVVTVNVQLAKAGQPKQIGR